AGCGCGTACGCGAGGTTCGTCTCGGCGGTGGCGGCGTGGTCGCTTCTCGCGGTTTCGTCGCTCGAATCCCCCGAGGCGCGTTGTGCCTCGCTCTCCCCGCCGATGTTCAGCGCCTCCTTGTAGGCCCCGATGGCGGCGTCCCACTCTTCGAGTTCGGCGTGGGCCGCACCCTTGTTCGTCCAGGCTTCCTGTTCGATCCGGTCGTCGTCGGCGTACTGGGCGACCCGCTCGAAGGTGTCGGCGGCCTGTTCGTGGCGGTTGATCTGCATGTACTCCAGGCCCACGTCGAGCAGTTGCTCGGTGTCGATCTGGTCGGCCGGGATGTTGCGCCGGTCGAGCAGGTCCGTGACGACCCGGGAGTCGACGGGGTCGACCTTGTCCGGGTCAACCTCGAACTCCGGCGGTTCGAGGTCGAAGGCCTCGTAGGGGTCGTCGAACCCCTGGCCCTCCGAGAACTGGTGGTCGTCGCGCTCGCGGTCTGTCATACGACGGAATTGGCGGTCAGGCTGGTTAAGGCCTGCGTCACGCGCTCACCCGTCGGTGACTCCGTCTCCACGGTCGGCGTCCCTCGTGAGCGACGGCCCGAAGACGACGCTGCCCAGCAGATACAACACTGCGGCCCCGGTCAGGACGGCGGCGACCAGCGTCCCGGGCGGGCCGGCGGGTGCGCCGGTTCCCGCCCCGATCGCGGCGACGAGGACGGCAGTACAGCGACGGACGGTCCGACGGAGGGATTCGGTATCGTCCATACTGGAGTCGTTACATCGGCCCGAGGAAAGCCCTTGTGTCGGGAACAGCCAAGTGTGGGCCGTCGCTACGGATCGGTATGAAACGGCTGTTCGTCAGCGTCGACCTCGACGGCCTCGATGACGCCGTCGGCGCGGTCCAAGAGCGGTTCGAGGGTGCCGGGGGACTCCGGTTCACCGACCCCGAACAGGCCCACGTGACCCTGAAGTTCCTCGGGGATACCGACCCCGACCGGATCGACGAGATCGTCCAGGAGTTGGAGAGTGCCGTCGAGGACGCCGGCGTGTCGCCGTTCGAGGCCCGATTCGGCGGGCTCGGCGTGTTTCCCTCGATGGAGTACATCAGCGTCGTCTGGGTCGGCGTCCGGGAGGGTTACGGCGCGGCGGAACTGACGACCCTCCACGAGACGATCGAAGACCGGACCGTCGCGATGGGGTTCGATCCGGAGGACCACGACTTCACCCCCCACGTCACGCTCGCCCGGATGGATCACGCCGGCGGGAAGGACCGAGTTCAGGAAGTCGTCCGATCGGCCGACCCCGAGGTAGGGACGCTCGATGTCGACGAGATCCGACTGACAGAGAGCGTCCTCGGCTCCGACGGTCCGGCGTACCGAACTATCGAGTCGGTATCACTTCGCTGAACACGCCGCCGGCTCTAGGCCGGCCGAAAACAATCAGATTAGTGACAATTCTTATGCCGGCGAGCCGTCTAGCGCCGGTATGGTCGCAGCGGAGCACGTCGTGTTCGTCTTCGTCGCCGGGCTGTTGACGGCACTGGCCACGGGACTCGGCGCCATCCCGTTCTTTCTGGTCGAGGAGTTCTCCGACCGGTGGAACGTCGCGCTGTGGGGGCTTGCCTCGGGGATCATGGTCGCGGCATCGCTGTTCGGCCTCGTCCGCGAGGGGCTAGCCTACGGGTCGCCGGTGTTGCTGGTCCCGGGTCTCCTGACCGGCGTCGTCCTCGTCGTCGTCAGTCACGAGGTTCTGGACGGGTTCGACCACGGCCCCAAGAAGTTCGAGCAGGCGGATTTCAAGAAGCTCCTGCTCATCCTGGGTATCCTGACGGTCCACAGTTTCCCCGAGGGCGTCGCCGTCGGCGTCTCGTTCGCGGAACTGGGCCTCGACGGCGCGGTCGCAGGCGACTCGCTGCTCGTCGCCGGGACCGCGGTCCCGCTGTTGGCGGTGTTCATGACCATCGCTATCTCCATCCACAACGTCCCCGAGGGGACCGCGATCGCCATCCCGCTGCGCTCGCTGGGGGTCAGCGAGTGGAAGATGGTCTGGTGGGCCGTCTTCTCGTCGCTGCCCCAGCCAGTCGGAGCGGTCATCGCCTATTACTTCGTGACCCTGGCGAAGGAGTTCCTCCCGTTCGGCTTCGGCTTCGCCGCCGGCGCGATGGTGTATCTCGTCGCGACGGAGTTCGTCCCCGAAGCCCTGGAACTGGGCGACGGGTTGCCCGGCGGCGGCAAGCGCGAACTGCTGGCCGGCGCGGTGACGGGCGTCCTGGCGATGGTTCCGCTGGCGTTCGTCTAGAGGATCGACCGCTGCTTGATGACCTGGAGGTCGACGAAGGCGGTCAGTGGCTCGCCGAACTCGTCGACGCGTGTCTCCATGCGGTAGTTCGAGTGATCGACGGCGAAAAAGGAGGGGCCGTCGACCTCCAGCGGTTCCCGGGCGCGGTCCTCGGTCGCGGCCTCGTAGACCTCGCCGTCTTCCGCGGGAAGTGCTGTCTGGCTGAACGCCCGGTCGCCACTGGGGGTCTCGGCCGGTTCTTGCCCCTTGATGTAGCTGTCGTACATCTCGAAGTGCTCTTTCTCGGCGAAGAAGTAGACGTCGAAGGGCCTGTCGGCCCTGATGGTGTACTCGATCGCACCGCCGGTGTCGGAGACGTCCGGGAGCCGTTTCGTCCACCCGTCTTTCGGATCGACGGAGATGTCCTTCTGTACGTTCAGGATCACCTCGCCGCCGCCACCCAGACAGCCGCTACCCACGGCTGCCAGTCCCGTTCCCACCGTCTGTAACATCCGCCGTCGCCTCATACTCGCCTCTCTGGAGTTCTCGTACTTAGTTGCATCCGCGCGATTATAGCCGCTGATAACTACCGGCGGGGTCGCCGGGGAAAAGGAAGGAATTTAAGCACCCGTCCGGAAGGGTCAGGACACCATGAGCAAGAAATCGAAGGCCAAGAAGAAGCGTCTGGCCAAACTCGACAACCAGAACAGCCGGGTCCCCGCGTGGGTCATGCTCAAGACCGACCGCGAGGTCCAGCGAAACCCCAAGCGACGCCACTGGCGGCGCAACGACACTGACGAATAATGAGCGCCAGTGACTTCGAGGAGCGTGTCGTCACGATCCCGCTCCGCGACGCGAAGAAGGAACCGAAACACGAGCGCGCCGACAAGGCGATGAAGCTCATCCGAGCCCACCTCGCCAAACACTTCTCGGTCGACGAGAGCGCCGTGCGTATCGACCCCTCGATCAACGAGACGACCTGGGCGCGCGGCCGGCGCAAGCCGCCGAGCAAGATCCGCGTCCGCGCCGCCCGCTTCGAGGAGGACGGCGAGGCGGTCGTCGAAGCCGAAACGGCCGAATAACGTTGCTCCGCGCGGCGTTCTCCGGGTCGTCGTACGTCGGCGTCTTCGCCCGTGCGACCGACGACTGTGTGCTGGTTCGCCCGGACCTAGAGGAGTCGCTGACCGACGACATCGCCGAGGAACTGGACGCTCCGATCGTCCCGACGACCGTCGGCGGGTCCGGGACTGTCGGCGCGCTGGCGACTGGCAACACCAACGGCTTGCTCGTCTCCGCTCGCGTCCGAGACACCGAGATCGATCGCATCCGCGAGGTCGTCGACCTCCCGGTGACGGAACTGCCCGGCCGGATCAACGCTGCCGGCAACGTCGTCTGCTGTAACGACTCGGGCGCGTACGTCCATCCGGACCTCTCCCGGGAGGCCGTCCAGGCCATCCGCGACGGCCTGGACGTTCCCGTCGAACGGGGCGTCATCGCCGGCGTCACCACCGTCGGGACCGCCGCCGTCGCCACCGACCGCGGCGTCCTCTGTCACCCCAAGGCCACCGACGGTGAACTCGACGCCTTAGAGGAGATCCTGGACGTCCCCGCCGACATCGGGACGGTCAACTACGGCGGCCCGCTCGTCGGATCGGGCCTGGTCGCCAACGACCACGGCTACGTCTGTGGGACCGACACCTCCGGCCCGGAACTGGGCCGGATCGACGCGGCGCTCGGCTACATCTAGACCACTTTTTACTTCGTCGGGTTTCCTCGGTCGCCTCCGGCGACCTGCGGGAACCCTCCTCGGAAAAACCTGGGAAAAACGGCCGGAATCTCGGCCTGCGGCCTCGATTCCGATGAAACCGCGCCTGCGGCGCGGTATGCTTTCGGTACAGCCCTTCCCGCAACCACTTTTTACTTCCTCGGGTTCGAGTCGCGTCTCCGGCGCGCTCGAACCGCTCTCTGCTCACGGACGCTTCGCGTCCGTTCGCACGGTCAGCGGGACCGTCGGTCCCGCTCGACTCGCAAAATCCTAAAAGGCGGGACCGTCGCTTCGCTCGGTCCCGTGAAACGGCTCGCTCCGCTCGCCGTATGCGCTCGACGGAGCCCTGCCTTTCCCCGTCTTCGCTCCGGCGCGACTGCCGTCGCGCCACTCGCTCCCGGCCCGGTGGCTGGTCGGGTTTCGAATATCGAGAACAGCCACCGATTCGCTTACTCGGGAACCCGTGCGATGGTCGTGATCGCCCGCGGACTGCCCGGCCTCGATTGCTGGATGTGGTGTTCGAACTCCTCGAAACCGGCGGCCTCGAACATCCGGTCGGCTTCCTCCTCGTCGTAGAACAGCATGATCGCGTCGGCCATCTTCTGGAACACCGTCGAGTTGGGGTAGTCCGGGCCGACGATCAGGACCTTGCCGCCGGGTTTCGCGAGTCGGCGACACTCCTCCAGGGCGTCGACGGGGTTTGGCCAGTACTCGATCGAGCCCGAGGACCAGACCACGTCGAAGCTCTCGTCCTTGAAGGGGAGTCGCTCGGCGTCGCCCAGGTGAAACCGGACGTTACCGTGTTTGCCGAACTTCTGGTAGGCTTTCGAGAGCTGGTGGGGACTCTGGTCGAGGCCGTAGACTGTCTCGACTTGCTGGAGCAATCCCTCCGTGGCGAAGCCGGTGCCACAGCCGATGTCGAGCACGCGGTCGTCGGGCTCGATCTCCAGCATCTCGATGGCCTCGTCGCGCATGCGCTCGTCCCAGATGAAGGGGTTGATCTGGTCGTACACCTTCGAGAGGTACTTGTAGAACGTCCGCGCACGGGCTTTGTTCTCGAGGACTCCCATTGGCTCTCCCTTGGCGTTTGGCAGGCATAATTCCCCGGATTCCTCGGTCGGTGGTCCATACGAACTTCGCAACTACCAAATAGGCGCTCAAGCAACAGTCGGACGATTAGAGAATGCCACGGCCAGAAGTTCTCGACAGGATAAAGGAGGCCGAGCAGGAGGCCGACGACATCGTCGCCGAAGCCGAAGAGGACCGTGAACAGCGCATCCAGGAGGCACGCGCCGAGGCCGAGGAGATCCGCGAACAGGCCCACGAGGAGGCCGACGCGGCAGCCCAGGAACGCCTCGAAGACGCCCGCGAGGAGATCGAGGCCGAACGCGAGCAGCTCATTGAGGAGGGAGAGGCCGCTCGCGAGAACCTGGAGGAGGCGGCCCAGGCGGAGACGGACGAGGTGGTCGAATACGTCATCGACCTGTTCGAGGAGGCGGTACATGCTTCGACCTGAGCGGATGTGCCGCGTCTCGGTGACCGGGTCGAAACGCGTCATGGACGACACTATCGAGTCCGTTCACGAGCTCGATATCCTCCACGTCACCGAGTACGACGGCACCTGGGACGGGTTCGAACCCGGCGACCCCGTCGAGGGGGCCGACGAGGCGTCGGACAAACTGGTCACCGTCCGATCGCTGGAGTCGATCCTCGACGTCGACGCCGAGGACGCGGGGCCGACCCAACTGGTCACCGACGAGGCCCTCGAAGAGGACCTCGAAGACGTCCGGACCCAGGTCAACGAGCTAGACGACCGACGCGGCGACATCGAGGACGACCTGCGTGACGTCCGCGAGCGCATCGACACGATGGAGCCGTTCGTCACGCTCGGGATCGACCTGGATCTACTGCGGGGGTACGACTCGCTGTCGGTCGCGGTCGGGACCGGTGACGCCGACGAGGTCGAGGCCGCACTCGCCGACAGCGACGTCGAGACCTTCGAGGTCTTCGACGAGGACGACGTCGTCGCGGTCTTCGCACGCTGTGAGGACAGCGACCTGCAGGACGCCCTGGTCGGCGCGACCTTCTCGGAGCTCGCGGTCCCGGAGGGCGACGGCGATCCGTCGTCGTACCTGGAAGAACTGCGCCACGAGGAACAGCAACTCGAATCGAAGCTCTCGACGGTCGAGGACGAACTCGACGATCTCCGGCTCGACTACGCCGGCTTCCTGCTGGCCGCCGAGGAGAAACTCTCCATCGAGGTCCAGAAGGCCGAAGCACCGCTGACCTTCGCGACGACGGAGAACGCCTTCGTCGCCGAGGGGTGGATTCCCGACGAGGAGTACGAGGCCTTCGAGAGCCAGGTCATGGCCGATGTCGGCGAGGCTGTCGCTATCGAGAAGCTCGAAGTCGCCGAGTACGACAGCGACGGACACGCCCAGTCCCACGAAGAGGTCGATCACGGCGGCGGTGGCGGCGAGGTCGGCTCCGAGGTCGACACCGGCGTGACCGCCGAGAGCGAGGAAGAACAACGCGAACCCAGCGAGGCCGTCGCCGACGGCGGCATGGTGAGCGCCACGGCGGAACCACGTTCCGACGGCGGCGTCGTCACGATGGGCGACGAGGACCCGCCGGTCATCCAGGACAACCCCGGCGCGGTCAAGCCCTTCGAGTCGCTGGTCGAGGTCGTCAACCGCCCGAAGTACGGCGAGTTCGACCCGACAGTCGTGTTCTTCCTGACGTTCCCGGCCTTCTACGGCTTCATGATCGGGGACCTGGGCTACGGGATCCTCTACTTCCTGGCCGGCTACGGCCTCTACACGCAGGTCGACAGCGACGTGCTCAAGAGCCTCGGCGGCGTCGCGATGTGGGCCGGTGGGTTCACCGCGCTGTTCGGAATCCTCTACGGCGAGGTCTTCGGGCTACACACGATATCGAACGTCGTCTGGCCCGCGATCGGCTTCGAAGAGGCGCCGATCCACAAGGGACTCCAGCCCGCGTTCGGTGACTACGCCATCGCGTGGCTGACGATCAGCCTGCTCGCCGGCATGCTCCACCTGGCGATCGGGTGGACCTTCGACTTCGTCGAGAACCTGAGCCACGGCTTCTACGACGCGCTCACCGAGAGCGGTTCCTGGCTGCTGATGCTCTTTGGCCTGTGGGCCTGGGTGTTCTCGGGCGCGAACGGCTCGGCACCGGGCTTCCTCTACACGGCCGAGGAAGGCATCTTCGCCGGCCACCCGTTCGCACTCGGCTTCACCGGACTCCCGGCGATCAACCTGTTCAGCGTCGGCGGGTTCCCCATCTCCGCGTGGCTGCTCGTGTTCGCCGTCGGGCTCGTCCTGTTGGCGCTTGCCGACCCCATTGAGGTCGTCGAGTTCCTCAACGTCTTCGTGAACGTGCTGTCGTACACCCGGCTGGCCGCCGTGTTGCTCGCCAAGGCAGGGATGGCCTTCGTGGTCAACCTCCTGTTCTTCGGCGTCTACGTCGTCGAGACCGGCCACGGTGCCGAGTGGCACTTCGGTATCAACCACTCC
Above is a window of Haloarcula halophila DNA encoding:
- a CDS encoding tetratricopeptide repeat protein, whose protein sequence is MTDRERDDHQFSEGQGFDDPYEAFDLEPPEFEVDPDKVDPVDSRVVTDLLDRRNIPADQIDTEQLLDVGLEYMQINRHEQAADTFERVAQYADDDRIEQEAWTNKGAAHAELEEWDAAIGAYKEALNIGGESEAQRASGDSSDETARSDHAATAETNLAYALWESGRSEQALEHAERAVEIDTRFAEGWYNRGFFLLERGLAEDAVEAFDNAIRLGFRNADILEEKARALEELGKYEEAEELADEVKEMREEAEEQLLE
- the thpR gene encoding RNA 2',3'-cyclic phosphodiesterase produces the protein MKRLFVSVDLDGLDDAVGAVQERFEGAGGLRFTDPEQAHVTLKFLGDTDPDRIDEIVQELESAVEDAGVSPFEARFGGLGVFPSMEYISVVWVGVREGYGAAELTTLHETIEDRTVAMGFDPEDHDFTPHVTLARMDHAGGKDRVQEVVRSADPEVGTLDVDEIRLTESVLGSDGPAYRTIESVSLR
- a CDS encoding ZIP family metal transporter — its product is MVAAEHVVFVFVAGLLTALATGLGAIPFFLVEEFSDRWNVALWGLASGIMVAASLFGLVREGLAYGSPVLLVPGLLTGVVLVVVSHEVLDGFDHGPKKFEQADFKKLLLILGILTVHSFPEGVAVGVSFAELGLDGAVAGDSLLVAGTAVPLLAVFMTIAISIHNVPEGTAIAIPLRSLGVSEWKMVWWAVFSSLPQPVGAVIAYYFVTLAKEFLPFGFGFAAGAMVYLVATEFVPEALELGDGLPGGGKRELLAGAVTGVLAMVPLAFV
- a CDS encoding 50S ribosomal protein L39e, which gives rise to MSKKSKAKKKRLAKLDNQNSRVPAWVMLKTDREVQRNPKRRHWRRNDTDE
- a CDS encoding 50S ribosomal protein L31e; protein product: MSASDFEERVVTIPLRDAKKEPKHERADKAMKLIRAHLAKHFSVDESAVRIDPSINETTWARGRRKPPSKIRVRAARFEEDGEAVVEAETAE
- a CDS encoding translation initiation factor IF-6; the protein is MLRAAFSGSSYVGVFARATDDCVLVRPDLEESLTDDIAEELDAPIVPTTVGGSGTVGALATGNTNGLLVSARVRDTEIDRIREVVDLPVTELPGRINAAGNVVCCNDSGAYVHPDLSREAVQAIRDGLDVPVERGVIAGVTTVGTAAVATDRGVLCHPKATDGELDALEEILDVPADIGTVNYGGPLVGSGLVANDHGYVCGTDTSGPELGRIDAALGYI
- a CDS encoding methyltransferase domain-containing protein, whose translation is MGVLENKARARTFYKYLSKVYDQINPFIWDERMRDEAIEMLEIEPDDRVLDIGCGTGFATEGLLQQVETVYGLDQSPHQLSKAYQKFGKHGNVRFHLGDAERLPFKDESFDVVWSSGSIEYWPNPVDALEECRRLAKPGGKVLIVGPDYPNSTVFQKMADAIMLFYDEEEADRMFEAAGFEEFEHHIQQSRPGSPRAITTIARVPE
- the ahaH gene encoding ATP synthase archaeal subunit H; amino-acid sequence: MPRPEVLDRIKEAEQEADDIVAEAEEDREQRIQEARAEAEEIREQAHEEADAAAQERLEDAREEIEAEREQLIEEGEAARENLEEAAQAETDEVVEYVIDLFEEAVHAST
- a CDS encoding V-type ATP synthase subunit I, whose protein sequence is MLRPERMCRVSVTGSKRVMDDTIESVHELDILHVTEYDGTWDGFEPGDPVEGADEASDKLVTVRSLESILDVDAEDAGPTQLVTDEALEEDLEDVRTQVNELDDRRGDIEDDLRDVRERIDTMEPFVTLGIDLDLLRGYDSLSVAVGTGDADEVEAALADSDVETFEVFDEDDVVAVFARCEDSDLQDALVGATFSELAVPEGDGDPSSYLEELRHEEQQLESKLSTVEDELDDLRLDYAGFLLAAEEKLSIEVQKAEAPLTFATTENAFVAEGWIPDEEYEAFESQVMADVGEAVAIEKLEVAEYDSDGHAQSHEEVDHGGGGGEVGSEVDTGVTAESEEEQREPSEAVADGGMVSATAEPRSDGGVVTMGDEDPPVIQDNPGAVKPFESLVEVVNRPKYGEFDPTVVFFLTFPAFYGFMIGDLGYGILYFLAGYGLYTQVDSDVLKSLGGVAMWAGGFTALFGILYGEVFGLHTISNVVWPAIGFEEAPIHKGLQPAFGDYAIAWLTISLLAGMLHLAIGWTFDFVENLSHGFYDALTESGSWLLMLFGLWAWVFSGANGSAPGFLYTAEEGIFAGHPFALGFTGLPAINLFSVGGFPISAWLLVFAVGLVLLALADPIEVVEFLNVFVNVLSYTRLAAVLLAKAGMAFVVNLLFFGVYVVETGHGAEWHFGINHSPAYMLEQGTYHGHEVTEVMFGGLMHSGVAGVIGGLLVLVLGHVLVLVLGVTSAGLQGVRLEYVEFFGKFFEGGGKQYTPFGYDRQYTTDD